The following is a genomic window from Leptospira selangorensis.
GGAATAGATCACGATCCTTCCTTCGTTTTCCGATTTTGTTTCAGGCAATGTTGTCGGAGGTACATTCGGATCTGTAGGCGGAATTACCGGAACCGCAGATTTAGTTTTTAAAACTAAAGCGATCGGAAGATTTTTTTTCTCTTCTTCCTTCTCTTGTTTTCCGTTTCCGTTCTTATCTAAATAAACATCTCCGCCGGTCTCCAAAAGGATAGAAGCATCTAACTTTATGTCTGTTGGATCTTTAGGAGGTTTTTGTTCAAAATACCCTCCGTAAGGGAAAACAATCCCAGTATCCTTTTTGGAAAGAGACTCTTCGATCGCATGATCTCTGAATGATTTAGTTAAGATCAAACCGGGAGCCCTACTTGGACTCTGAGAAAGATTTCCTTTCGTATAAGAATATCCAGCTGCTTCTAAAAGCCAATCGAAACCTTCACCACCTCTTTGTTCGATCGTAATGAAAAGTTTTCCTTTCTTCTTAAAAACAAAATCCAAAATAGAAGCCCTTGCTTCTGGAGAGAATGGAACAGTAGGTCCTGCAATAACAAGAAACTCAGCGTCATCCGGGATCTTAGGAGGCCAATTATTTTGGAAACCGATCCCTGTGGATTTGAAATTCAAAAAGGATAATGCATCCGTGAAACGAACTAACTTTTCGTTTGGAAGATTTTGGAAAGTTTGAGAATATCTTTCTCCATTTGCTTCCGTGAAGTATACCTTTCTTTCTTTAGTGGTAACATTCATGAATGCTTGGACCAATCTTCTTTCCAAATCCTCTAGCTCGGACTTATCTTTAACTCCGACCTTTTGTTCAGGATACGGCCCTGATGTTGCGCCAGCTTTACGATAGCGTATCAAAACGTTCCCATTCGAAACTTGTCCGAATTCGGCGATCTCATCCAACTCCACATCTGCATTGATGAACTTTACTTTAAATCCGGGATGAACGGAAACCAATTGGCTAAGTAAAATTTCCAGATCTGGGCGAATTCTTTTTAATGCGAGAGAGGAACTTCCATCCGCATTTCTGGCTGTACTATCTAGCGGGCGAGGATAAAAAGCGATCACGTCTACTTCTGCCCCATCCGGAATTTCTTTTAAGATCTTTTTAGCTTCAATAGAGAAGGAATGAACTCCCTTGGAGCTTAGATCGAAATTATGATTTCTCATTACGGAAATATAATTCGCTAATATTAAGATAAGAAGAAGTATCCCTGTCCCGAGGAAAAAGTCCCTAACAAGGCTTTGTTTTCTTCCTTTGAGGCTGGATTGGTTCTCAAAAGAACTTCTTTCCCATTCTCTCAATATTCCTAAGAATACACTTCCTAATACGAATAGTACCAAGAAGACCAAAAGGAATTCTCTTAAGTTTGTGATCCAAAAAGGAGCGGTTCCTCCTTTTTGCAAAGAAAGATCTTCTAAATAAACTCTCAGGAAATAAATCCCTAAAGAAATAATCCCAAGTCCGGAAGAAATGAGTAAATTGATCTCTTTATCTTCTTTTTTAGAACCTATATAAGATAAAAATCCTGACCCAGCGATGACTGATAATACGATGATTGAAGCCGCCCATCTTAGTCCCGCGCTTGAAAAAGATTCATAGATCGGGAAGAAGAGTAATAATAATACGATCGATGCCCAGGAAAGAATTCTGGAAATTAGATTTGATTTCATCCTCTCCATCTCCTAGATTCCAAAACTTTTACGGTCAGATACAAAAAGAAGATCGTTCCGCTGATAAAGAAAACGGTACTGCTCAACGGGAGCACTCCTTTCGAAAAACTGATAAAGTGAGTGAATATATGCAAGTGGAACAAGACACTTCTTGTTGCAGCATCGAATAAATGGGAGAAGTATCCGATCACCCAAAGAGTTAACAGGATCGCGATCGAGATCAAAAGAGAGATCATCTGATTTTTTCCCAAACTGGATCCGAATAATCCTACTGCAAAAGTGAATAAACCGAGTAAGAACACTCCGATAGTTCCGGAAGCAACTATGTATAAAGGAGCCTTCCAGAAGAAATAAAGGAACAAAGGAAAAAGTCCGTCAACCGCGACAGAGATAATCGCACATACGAATGTTCCGAATAAAAACTTACCTACTACGATTTCCATATCTGAAATAGGAGCGGTAAATAGGAACTCCAACGTTCCTCTGTTTTTTTCTTCCGTGATAGAGCCCATTGCAACGATCAACATAGCGATCAGCATTGTACTCATGAAGGAGATAAAAGTAATGATTGTGGTTTCGGTGTAATTTGTTCCTGAGTTAAAATTCAGGATCAATACGAATAATGAATTTAAGAACGCAGTTCCGCCTAAAACCAAAGGAGCCAAATAGGTACCAAAAAATACCCTGACTTCTTTCCAGAAGATCCATTTAATATTTCGAAACATGAATTAAACCTTGTTCATAAAGATTTGTTCTAAGGTCACATCCTGCTTGCGAATAAATTCAGGC
Proteins encoded in this region:
- a CDS encoding Gldg family protein, producing the protein MKSNLISRILSWASIVLLLLFFPIYESFSSAGLRWAASIIVLSVIAGSGFLSYIGSKKEDKEINLLISSGLGIISLGIYFLRVYLEDLSLQKGGTAPFWITNLREFLLVFLVLFVLGSVFLGILREWERSSFENQSSLKGRKQSLVRDFFLGTGILLLILILANYISVMRNHNFDLSSKGVHSFSIEAKKILKEIPDGAEVDVIAFYPRPLDSTARNADGSSSLALKRIRPDLEILLSQLVSVHPGFKVKFINADVELDEIAEFGQVSNGNVLIRYRKAGATSGPYPEQKVGVKDKSELEDLERRLVQAFMNVTTKERKVYFTEANGERYSQTFQNLPNEKLVRFTDALSFLNFKSTGIGFQNNWPPKIPDDAEFLVIAGPTVPFSPEARASILDFVFKKKGKLFITIEQRGGEGFDWLLEAAGYSYTKGNLSQSPSRAPGLILTKSFRDHAIEESLSKKDTGIVFPYGGYFEQKPPKDPTDIKLDASILLETGGDVYLDKNGNGKQEKEEEKKNLPIALVLKTKSAVPVIPPTDPNVPPTTLPETKSENEGRIVIYSGTSWITNQYIPYEANYELAGASVTWMYQDVSLPAIAPKKEEIETVSLTDGQKRAVWILGMFLFPGLIAGLGSIYVIKRKKAGQKDAK
- a CDS encoding ABC transporter permease, with the translated sequence MFRNIKWIFWKEVRVFFGTYLAPLVLGGTAFLNSLFVLILNFNSGTNYTETTIITFISFMSTMLIAMLIVAMGSITEEKNRGTLEFLFTAPISDMEIVVGKFLFGTFVCAIISVAVDGLFPLFLYFFWKAPLYIVASGTIGVFLLGLFTFAVGLFGSSLGKNQMISLLISIAILLTLWVIGYFSHLFDAATRSVLFHLHIFTHFISFSKGVLPLSSTVFFISGTIFFLYLTVKVLESRRWRG